CAAAGAGACTATAATGAAACAACAAGTGACCTATGGATTGAGTAAAGGATGAAGATTATGAATATCAGAAATGAAGTAAGAAAGATGAAGGAAGACAGTCCGAAAATGGCTGCACTTTCTTTGGAAACCAGAAATCAGGCATTAAAAGCAGCAGCTTTGGCATTGCAGGAGCATAAAGAAGAAATTTTTCAGGCAAACAAAGAAGACATGGAAGCTGCGAAAGCAGCGCAAGTTTTACCCTCTGTAATGAAAAGACTGAAATTTGATGAGGAAAAATTAAAAGCGGTCACAGAAGGGATGGAGCAATTAAGAAAACTTCCCGACCCACTTTCAAAAGTACAGCTTGCAAGGAAATTAGATGAAAATTTAAATCTGTATCGGGTAACCTGTCCCATTGGAGTAATCGGCGTTATTTTTGAGGCAAGACCGGATGCGCTGGTACAGATATCCTCTCTTTGTATCAAAAGCGGAAATTGTGCTGTATTAAAGGGTGGAAAAGAAACAGCACGGACAAATAAGGTTTTATTCGAGATTATTTATCAGGCTGTGACGAAATGCGGTCTGCCAAAAGGCTGTATGCTTCAGGCAGAGCAGCATCAGGAAATTGATGAGCTCCTTTCCTGCCATGACTGTGTGGATTTGCTAATTCCAAGAGGCTCTAACAGCTTTGTACAGTATATTATGAACCATACAAAAATTCCGGTTATGGGACACGCAGACGGAGTATGTCATATTTATGTAGATAATTCTTATGATATCAAGAAGGCAATCCCTGTGCTTGTTGATGCCAAGACACAGTATACGGCAGCTTGTAATGCAGTGGAGACCTTGCTGGTAAACAGACAGATTGCACAGGAATTCCTGACGGAGGCAGAAAAAGCTCTCAAAGCAGCAGGCGTAAGTATAAG
The DNA window shown above is from Blautia hansenii DSM 20583 and carries:
- a CDS encoding glutamate-5-semialdehyde dehydrogenase, which produces MNIRNEVRKMKEDSPKMAALSLETRNQALKAAALALQEHKEEIFQANKEDMEAAKAAQVLPSVMKRLKFDEEKLKAVTEGMEQLRKLPDPLSKVQLARKLDENLNLYRVTCPIGVIGVIFEARPDALVQISSLCIKSGNCAVLKGGKETARTNKVLFEIIYQAVTKCGLPKGCMLQAEQHQEIDELLSCHDCVDLLIPRGSNSFVQYIMNHTKIPVMGHADGVCHIYVDNSYDIKKAIPVLVDAKTQYTAACNAVETLLVNRQIAQEFLTEAEKALKAAGVSIRGTKEVQQMIECEEMQEEDFHTEYLDMTISVKIVEDVEEAIYHINKYGSHHTDCILSENQENVEKFMQLVDSAGVYHNCSTRFADGFRYGFGAEVGISTGKIHARGPVGLEGLVTYKYKLFGQGQTVQDYALGKKAFHFEEINEEEK